The proteins below come from a single Nocardiopsis gilva YIM 90087 genomic window:
- the pdxT gene encoding pyridoxal 5'-phosphate synthase glutaminase subunit PdxT → MSATPTIGVLALQGDTAEHLRVLEGLGVPARPVLRPEELDEVDGLVLPGGESTTMSKLAVRYELMEPMRKRIHEGLPAYGTCAGMILLADHILDGAADQETVGGIDMTVRRNAFGRQTESFESPIEIEGVDGGPLDAVFIRAPWVESVGADVDVIGQVTRGERAGRIVAVRQGALLATSFHPELTGDARIHRLFVDMVKGNA, encoded by the coding sequence TTGTCCGCCACACCCACCATCGGGGTCCTCGCCCTCCAGGGCGACACCGCCGAACACCTGCGTGTCCTCGAAGGACTCGGCGTTCCCGCGCGCCCGGTCCTGCGTCCCGAGGAACTCGACGAGGTCGACGGCCTGGTCCTCCCCGGTGGCGAGTCGACCACGATGTCCAAGCTCGCGGTGCGCTACGAGCTGATGGAACCGATGCGCAAGCGCATCCACGAGGGGCTGCCCGCCTACGGCACGTGCGCGGGGATGATCCTGCTGGCCGACCACATCCTGGACGGTGCCGCGGACCAGGAGACCGTCGGCGGGATCGACATGACGGTGCGGCGCAACGCCTTCGGCCGGCAGACCGAGTCCTTCGAGTCGCCGATCGAGATCGAGGGGGTCGACGGAGGACCGCTGGACGCGGTGTTCATCCGCGCGCCCTGGGTCGAGTCGGTCGGCGCCGACGTCGACGTGATCGGCCAGGTCACCCGCGGAGAACGGGCCGGTAGGATCGTCGCGGTACGGCAGGGGGCTCTGCTGGCCACCTCATTTCATCCCGAACTCACCGGGGACGCGCGTATCCACCGGCTCTTCGTCGACATGGTGAAAGGAAACGCATGA
- the pdxS gene encoding pyridoxal 5'-phosphate synthase lyase subunit PdxS has translation MANTVENSTESTVGTTRVKRGMAEQLKNGVIMDVVTPEQARIAEDAGAVAVMALERVPADIRKDGGVARMSDPDMIDGIVEAVSIPVMAKARIGHFVEAQVLQFLGVDFIDESEVLTPADEAHHIDKWAFTVPFVCGATNIGEALRRIAEGAAMIRSKGEAGTGNVVEATRHMRSIRSEIKRLGTLDEAELFGAAKEMRAPYDIVKEVARLGKLPVPLFSAGGVATPADAALMRQLGAESVFVGSGIFKSGDPAKRADAIVQATLHYNDPEVIAKVSRGLGDAMVGINLDELDETQRYAGRGW, from the coding sequence GTGGCCAACACCGTTGAGAACTCGACCGAGAGCACCGTGGGTACCACCCGCGTCAAGCGCGGCATGGCAGAGCAGCTCAAGAACGGCGTGATCATGGACGTGGTCACTCCGGAGCAGGCCAGGATCGCCGAGGACGCCGGTGCCGTCGCGGTCATGGCCCTGGAGCGCGTCCCCGCCGACATCCGCAAGGACGGCGGAGTGGCCCGGATGTCCGACCCGGACATGATCGACGGCATCGTCGAGGCCGTCTCCATCCCGGTCATGGCCAAGGCCCGCATCGGCCACTTCGTCGAGGCGCAGGTCCTGCAGTTCCTCGGTGTCGACTTCATCGACGAGTCGGAGGTGCTCACCCCGGCCGACGAGGCCCACCACATCGACAAGTGGGCCTTCACCGTTCCGTTCGTCTGCGGCGCCACCAACATCGGTGAGGCCCTGCGCCGGATCGCCGAGGGCGCGGCCATGATCCGCTCCAAGGGCGAGGCCGGGACCGGCAACGTCGTCGAGGCCACCCGGCACATGCGGTCGATCCGCTCCGAGATCAAGCGCCTGGGCACCCTCGACGAAGCCGAGCTCTTCGGTGCGGCCAAGGAGATGCGCGCGCCGTACGACATCGTCAAGGAGGTCGCGCGCCTGGGCAAGCTCCCGGTCCCGCTGTTCTCCGCCGGCGGCGTCGCCACCCCGGCCGACGCGGCCCTGATGCGCCAGCTCGGCGCCGAGAGCGTCTTCGTCGGCTCCGGCATCTTCAAGTCGGGCGACCCGGCCAAGCGCGCCGACGCCATCGTGCAGGCCACCCTGCACTACAACGACCCCGAGGTCATTGCCAAGGTCTCCCGCGGCCTGGGCGACGCCATGGTCGGCATCAACCTCGACGAGCTCGACGAGACCCAGCGCTACGCCGGGCGCGGCTGGTAG